The Cryptococcus gattii WM276 chromosome K, complete sequence genome contains the following window.
TACATAGAATGTACCAAACGCACGGATTGCCGCGAGGTTTATCTCCATCCTCGGATCCTTCGGGTGTCATCTTGCCCTTTGGATGAACCAGATAAAAGGAATCAGTAGGTGACGGTGATGATGactcttcctttcttttctcttctttgcCACCCTTGCTACTCCGTTTCTCCTGTGGCTTTTTCGGCTGTGGAGTGGCTGGACCCAGTGTATCGAGAGGTGCACTGGCAAACGCGATGGGGTTAGATATATCCTCCAGCATATTATCTAACATGGCCCAAAAGCGACTGAATGGGTCGGTTATATCCGGGGGAGCGCCGAAATGTACATAAGATTCCTCTGGCGCTTcggaagatgatgaagatgaatgTAAAGGTGACAGAACGTCGGATGGCGAGAGAGCGGCGGCGGAATCTGGTTGAGAATTGGGCAGATTTGGAGGGGGCCTATATGCGAATGGTGGTATCTCCCGAGTATGGAGTAAGTGATGCGAGGCTTAAACATTATGAGCTTGGTTCATGAGGAGGGGACGGAAAACTTACTCGGATCAACCCTCAGCGGGGTCATTCCGCCGACGGTCTGTTTATTATCAGGGAAATAGACTTTGGCAGGCGAACCTTCAGAGAGCTGCCGTCGGTTTGGAGGTATCCCAGCAAGTCGTGTATTCACAGGAGTGGCCATTTTCCCCTTGCCGGCAATACTAATCCTCCGCTCAAGATCCCTTGCCAGCTTACGATGCTGTGTTGTCAACAGCTTCAAGGTCATCTTCGTACTCTCATCGGCATCCAAATCACCCGCGGAAGCTTCAAATAGACTGGCTGCCTCTCTATAAGCCTGTAGGGCCTGGTTCATTGCCTGGAGCGACGGTTGATCGGAATCTAAAAGGCTAGAAGCTTGAGCTGAGAGAGCATGGGCGCGCTGGAGAGGATTGTTAACAGAGGATGAATGTGACATGTCGCGCTAAGGCATAATCGCCTCCAGCAGgcgaggaaagaaaagtCGATGAAACGATATAAGAACAACAGAAGAAAGTCGACTAGAGTATTGCAGAGAAGGCGTAAGGAGGAAACACTGTACCGGTGCTACTTAGATGCATAAAAtggcagcagcagcagtaGTCATTCCCCACGTCATCGTTTAATCCACGTCAGACGACGGGGATCACCactcatcatcatcaacaacaaaCGACGATTGTCAGCGGCGGCAGTCCTGTGATCATGGTTCCACATTTATTAGCTACAGCGCTTAATCTCATTTTTTTTCCGAAGGGGGAACTGCTATGTAACAAaaacaacaacaaacaTTTTCTTCGCCTACCAGCAGACATGCGAGGCAACTTTCATCACAAATACATCAAATTTTGATGTTCAGTCAAGTTCTTATGGACGACTGTGGTCTGGACACTTTGAACGTATCCAAGCTCAATTCAAACTATTATGTGCGGCCTCACGCTCTCCATCAAATCCCTGTCTACCGACCATTCCAAAGCATCTCTGCTCGACGCTTTTCGATCCACAATCACTTGTCGAGGGCCAGATACACAGGGGTCATATACCCACACTGTGACGCCTGTAACGGACAAGTCTGGTGTGAAAATAGAGGTTAACCTGAGTGCGAGCGTCCTTGGGCTTCGTGGAGAATTGACGGCCCAACCGCTTGTTGGTAAAAGAGGAGTTTTGGGATGGAATGGACAGGTATTTGAGGGACTACCAGTGGAGAAGGATGCGAATGATACCCGCAAGATATTTGAGAAACTGGAAGAGGGCGCGGCGTTCCAAGATGTCCTGAAGGATATTGAAGGGCCATTTGCTTGCATATACTTAGACGTGAATGTCTTGCAGTTTTTTAATCTATTGGGCGACTAACTTGCTCTCAGTTGACATCTAATATACTTTACTACCAACTAGATCCCTTGTCGCGTCGCTCTCTACTCGTATATCCCCAAAGGCGGCCCGGTGATGATACCGTATCTGACATGTTCATCCTCAGCTCTTGCTGTTGCGGGCTGGCGCATGAGGTTGGGGTGGAGATGCGCGCTTTGTTGGGTGGTGAAGGAGGTATCATTCAATTGAATCAAGTTCAAGTCCTCGATGATGGGACAGTCAGTACATCTTTCAGACCTCTTTTATCTCAGCTAATCGGTATACAGATGGACATGACAAATGCTCTCATCACGACGAACAACTTTGACCTTCCTGAGAGCTCGTCTACGCCGTGGGTGAGTGTCAGATTTTAGTCTGCTTCAAGACTAAGCTCCATGGCTCTAACCTATATAATCAACAGACTAGCGTAGCACCAATTAACACTGCCCTTCCCCGTTCAGACCTCACAGAAGATGTCCCAGCCATCTACGACGCCGTCGATTCGTTTATCGACCATCTCCAGGCTAGCGTGCGACGTCGAGTAGAGAATATACCCGACTTGGCATCTGGGTGAGTATCCCAATATGCTTTGGCCCGTATACAAAGCTGATGAGATTGACTGTTTAGGGAAGCCAAGGTAGCCGTCCTTTTCTCAGGCGGGATTGACTGTACATTCCTTGCCTACCTTCTCCATCAGTGCCTACCACTCTCAGATCCTATCGACCTTATTAACGTATCCTTCGCTGCTTCCCCCAAACCTCAACTTGCCAACGGAAAAGGTAAAGGCAGGGATAAAGCTCCAGGAGTGGAAAGAGATGTTTATGTTGTACCTGATCGATTGTCGGGCTTGGAAGCCGTCGAGGAGCTGAGGAACGTCTGCAAAGGGAGAGAATGGAGATTTGTGGAAGTGAATGTACCTTATGAGGTAGGGGTTTTCAAATTAGAACAAATAAGATCAAAGTTGATGCTGACACGTTCCGTGCAGGAGGCGAGGGCCCATAGAACGAGGGTGGTGGAGCTCATGTATCCATCAGTGACGGAGATGGATTTGGTACGTCGTCGTCCATTCCCAGGTCTACCGCATTCCACAAACATTCGCTGACCAAAAAAACTCAAGTCCCTAGCCTATCCACTTTACTTCGCATCTCTCGGCAAGGGATCAATCTTGGGGGAAGATGGGAACAAAAGGCATTATCAAGTGAAGGCAAAAGTTTACATCTCGGGTCTGGGCGCGGACGAGTAAGTCACCATTGAAATGGGGACAAGCTGATGACATGTATAAGGCAACTGGGAGGCTATTCACGGCACCGGCACGCTTTCATCCAAGCCGGATGGCAGGGACTCATTGATGAAGTGCGTATTTAGCTTTTCCGCATCCGAAGAAAGAATTGACTAACAGAACGACTTGTAATAATGAAGACACAAATGGATCTCGCCCGTTTGCCTACACGCAATTTATCTCGAGATGATCGCATCATTTCTTCCCACGCGCGGGACGCCCGGTATCCCTACCTCTCACTCTCTTTTATCGCCTATCTCTCTTCCTTACCCATCTGGCTCAAATGTGATCCGCGCCTTCCACCAGGCCGAGGAGATAAACGGTTATTGCGATTAGCAGTGGAAAGAGTAGGGATGGACAAGACTGGGGGGAGAGTAAAGAGGGCGATGCAGTTTGGGACGAGGAGTGCAAAAGTTGGCGGTAGTGGGAGTGGAGTCAAGGGGCCAAAGGCTGGAGAGAGACGGGTGGAGTGAAAGCCGATGTACGGCGGCTGCGCTGTAGACTTGTATGCTTCCTTTTTAGGTATGGAAACTTGCAAGACGATATCTACTTGTATTCCTTACATACTGTCTTAACCCTTCTTTACGATACAGTACTCATCTACAAATTGGTCCGTAAAACACCGTTTTCCTGCTCATCCTTCCACTTTCGAACCCTCTTCAATATTCAGCTCTTGGTAAAACCAGCTCATATGGGCGCCGTTCATCGCATATTGGAAACGCAAACAGGAATCTGAATAGAATATTCATACAGAGATTCAGTTCAGAACATTGCGAAATAGTGCGAGCTGTGGCGTGCGCATGCCGCGGTCGATCTGTAAGGGCGAAAGAGATCCCTCAAAAGACTACTTTGCATTTCAAGGTTTAGGAGTCCGCGACGGCTGACAAGTTTTCCTTGTTGGAACTTCTTCATCACAAGATGACTGGTAAAAGATTGAAGCTATAGAATGTAGAGAGTGGAGCATATTTATCTCTCGTTGTTTCTGACCCAATCATTCGAGCTTGCATACATACGACGCCGAAATTAGTGCTAATAAAGATCGCAAACATTAGTAATACATGGAATTGATTATAGATCCAAAGATATTAAATATACGCCTAACCCAAAAACAAGATGAAACTCGACACAAGATTTTCACAACCATTGCCCACACAAGATAAAATGTCCTTTTTCACCACTCATCAATGTTCTGTCATTGCCACATCTTCAattccctcttcttccaccaaAAATCCATCCAAcactctcctcttccctcttccagACGCTTCCCTTCCCTTATCGTTTTCGATTCCCTCTTGCTGCGGCGTTCCCGCCCCCTCTACGGGTTGCGGAACGGCCCCAGGCCCAAGCATCCACTCGTACACCCACAGATCACTTGGTTTCGCTCTCTTTGTGGGGTTACGCTGAAGAAGTGAAGAAACCACTGCTCGCGCTGATGGAGTCGCTGTACCTGGTACATAAGCTCCTGGAATATCTTGAGAAGGTGCAGGTTCGGGTGTTGGCCAGGTATATTCCCCCTTGGCGATCCTGtgcatcttcttcctccctctttctctttcacTATTCCTCCCGCCGGGAGTTACTACCCCTTCCGGCAACATCATGTTTTCCTGGCGATCAAAAGGCAATTCACCGACGATCAACCCATAGAGCACCACACCCAATGCCCAAGCATCTGTCTCGCGGCCATCGTATGGTTTACCCATGATGATCTCTGGAGCTGCAAAGCATTCGGAACCGCAGCGTGTATAAAGAAGGGGAGATGCCGGGGAAATAAAACGTGAAAGACCAAAGTCGGTCAATTTGATGAGTGGTTGGTAAGTTGGGGGAAGGAGGTGAAGTGGGATGGAGGATGTGCTTGTTggtgggaggaggaaagggtTCGTGGTGAACAGGATGTCTAAAAACCGGAAGCCATTGGTCATTGAGAACGAGGTATTATGTAAACGATAAACTTACTCTCCAACTTGATGTCGCGATGGACTACACCAACCTCATGTAACCATCCCACAGCCTTGACGAGCTCACTAAACACCCTCCTTACAAAACCTTCGCCATCCCTATCCCAACCCATTTCACTCTTTTCTGAACCACCACCAGCAGCTACCGGCTCAGGCTCAGGCGCAGGCAAGATCATCCGCCGCCTATTCTCTTCATCACTCATCAGCTCGAACAATTCCCCTCCCCCAGCGGCTTCCAATACCAAAACATCATGTCTTTCCGTTGAGAAATCGTCAATGTACCCCACGATCGACGGATGTGAGATGTGTCTCAAAACAGAAGCTTCCCGGAGAAAGGCGATCCGTGTTCGGGGATCGGGTAAAGGATGTGTCAAGAGTTTGAGCGCGACCACGAGGTTGGTAGACGTGGGCGCGTCGGCGGGTGCGGCGGAAGGTGAGGGGGGTGTTGTGACGGCAGTGGCAGGTACGGCTGACCAAACGGCTGAAAAAGCGCCTTCTCCCATTTTCCTGACCAACCTCCACCCTCCTCCACTGattcctccttttccttttccctttccgTTCCCTCCCTCGTGTCCCCCAACATCCGCCGCACTTGCATTGGAAAGACAAGGTTCAATCACATCCCCCGCTTTTACACTCTCATCTACCCCTGCTTGACGGTGTTCTCTTTCCAGCTGCTGAGATTCTTTACGTCTCAATTTCGGAGGTGGAAGTGTGGCTGGAGCTGTATCTGCCCTggttgaaggagaagaagaagaagaagaagaagatgggaATGGAACAGACGGCACTGTATTGACTTTGACGTTGGTACTGCTGAGAGGGAATAAACTAGCTTTGGGTGTTTGTGGCGATCTCACTTTCGGCGTCATCGAACTTGTTCGCGCAAATTCCGGTCGCCGACTATCCCTATCCCCCTCACTATGATTATTCTGCGTTGCTAATGATACGTGCAGAGGTACCGGCGCAGGGACGGGTGGTGCGGGAGGCAAAGTAAACGCCGGGGGGTGAATGATCGGATTCGATATACTCCTCAACCGAGAAGTACTAATCTCCTCGAACCCGCCTGCTGCCCCCGTCCCCGTCCCCGCCCCCGCCCCCGCTCCCAACCGTAGCCCGTGGGGTGTAACAACATCCCACCCTCGCCTATCCATATAATTCTGATTCTGATTATGATTGTGATCTTTCATTTCGGGTGGAATTTCTGTATCTCGAAacttttccttctttggGGGTAACCTTAGCTTTACAGGAGGTATCCCATTCCCGTTCCAATTTCCTAACCCGACCCCGACCCCGACCCCGGCCCCCGGAGCAGACCCCGGACCGGACGGGAAGCCAGAAGGCATCGTCGTCGATCGAACTCCTCTCTCCTGCACATCCAAACCCAAAGACGTCGTCGACGCAGACGACGACGAAGAGGGATGTCCTTTACCCAAAGCAGATGCTGGGGATAACGCACGGGGAGGGGTAGGTAACCCTAtagaggaagaagcagagaAGAATAAATCCGTCTTGCTACTCGAGCTTAGCGCTGGTGATACGAGGGCTGGGGTGATAACCCCGAGCCCAGCATGGGCGAGGGCGGGAGGGGGATGGGTACGATCGGTGCCGCTGCCGGCGTACGGGCAATCGGAAATGGTGCTAGATATGGACGTTGAGCGTAGCCGTAAAGGCACGCTCAAAGAGGATATCTTTTCCTGGGACGGCGCGGCTGTTACTTCTTTTGGGGTTACGGGTGGCCGCGCGGggtgggaagaagaggaaggagatgggggggatggggatgaagaagtcCAAGGTCGATTGGGGTCGATGTCCCCGACCGGCGATGGGTTAGGCGACAATGAATCCAACGAACATTGTCTCAAACCACTTCCACCTTGTCCGAGTTCTCTGCTTTTGGTAGGCGATAGGAACAGAATGTCCGTATGGAGACGCTCGGGAGAAAAGTATTCTGGCGGTTCGTCCACAGGCGTCGGCTGGGGGTGTAACGTTCTAGGACTCGCTGCTGATGATATTGGGGAACTTGGTTCGGGGGTTTTCAGGATATGGTGTCGTACCAAGTTTAGCGGGGTGGTTGGCATGGGGAGATGGAGTTTTGGAGGGGATGATACTGTTGTTTTCGTTCTTGTACTTTGAGCTAATAGTGATGGCTGTGCGACTGAAGGGAGGGAGGGAATGAAAAATGATGACCTAAAGTCTGTACTTAacactttttttttttttggtcTTTTTGACATGATGGTACGATTTGTGCATAATAAAACTTACAAATCCCCACCGCCCACGTACGCCTTGACCATTTCCCATCTCTGCCACTGCTGCTTCACATGCTCTTCACTTCCTTTGAAAACGTGGGTGTCTTCGCCTTGGCCATCGCCGCCTTGGGAGACGAGAGAGGCGAGGGAATCGAGGGTAAGCGTTCCGGTGGTGGTCCGGAGTTTATCAAGCGCCG
Protein-coding sequences here:
- a CDS encoding Hypothetical Protein (Similar to TIGR gene model, INSD accession AAW46096.1) produces the protein MSHSSSVNNPLQRAHALSAQASSLLDSDQPSLQAMNQALQAYREAASLFEASAGDLDADESTKMTLKLLTTQHRKLARDLERRISIAGKGKMATPVNTRLAGIPPNRRQLSEGSPAKVYFPDNKQTVGGMTPLRVDPTSHHLLHTREIPPFAYRPPPNLPNSQPDSAAALSPSDVLSPLHSSSSSSEAPEESYVHFGAPPDITDPFSRFWAMLDNMLEDISNPIAFASAPLDTLGPATPQPKKPQEKRSSKGGKEEKRKEESSSPSPTDSFYLVHPKGKMTPEGSEDGDKPRGNPAPLAKTPEELALENASLRHSLDTLASHTQSLEQTNRILKTQLEERDKKLLAAMAGVKKEAARAKQGQELWRSQIMAGSILPVRAPRIDGSPISSVPGLKDGPGSDSIALRKRIKELEEEVKTLKAESEKQKNHIEKYKEKFEKLKANARAKKEAKLAAAAAAAEAIVQGQNTSPST
- a CDS encoding Cytoplasm protein, putative (Similar to TIGR gene model, INSD accession AAW46095.1) codes for the protein MCGLTLSIKSLSTDHSKASLLDAFRSTITCRGPDTQGSYTHTVTPVTDKSGVKIEVNLSASVLGLRGELTAQPLVGKRGVLGWNGQVFEGLPVEKDANDTRKIFEKLEEGAAFQDVLKDIEGPFACIYLDLTSNILYYQLDPLSRRSLLVYPQRRPGDDTVSDMFILSSCCCGLAHEVGVEMRALLGGEGGIIQLNQVQVLDDGTMDMTNALITTNNFDLPESSSTPWTSVAPINTALPRSDLTEDVPAIYDAVDSFIDHLQASVRRRVENIPDLASGEAKVAVLFSGGIDCTFLAYLLHQCLPLSDPIDLINVSFAASPKPQLANGKGKGRDKAPGVERDVYVVPDRLSGLEAVEELRNVCKGREWRFVEVNVPYEEARAHRTRVVELMYPSVTEMDLSLAYPLYFASLGKGSILGEDGNKRHYQVKAKVYISGLGADEQLGGYSRHRHAFIQAGWQGLIDETQMDLARLPTRNLSRDDRIISSHARDARYPYLSLSFIAYLSSLPIWLKCDPRLPPGRGDKRLLRLAVERVGMDKTGGRVKRAMQFGTRSAKVGGSGSGVKGPKAGERRVE
- a CDS encoding uncharacterized protein (Similar to TIGR gene model, INSD accession AAW46094.1) — translated: MPTSKSSIDHRDVYYRKGKSAGYRARSAYKLLHLDEEFDLFSHVQTAVDLCAAPGSWSQVLGQKLKPKSKHGGEGTRVVSCDLQPMAPLPNITTLQTDITLPSTIPLVLDALGGRKADLVVCDGAPDVTGVHDLDAYLHSQLLLAALTLSLTLMAPGATLVFKIFLSPLDPRAEFLASQLTCFFASPLPEDDEDAFGQYEEFDGSVDTERQDMKEMRNEGKEGYDPQGRRGGVWVRKPRSSRQGSAEAFIVCRNFSPASLPLPPTFSPSALDKLRTTTGTLTLDSLASLVSQGGDGQGEDTHVFKGSEEHVKQQWQRWEMVKAYVGGGDLPKKKKVLSTDFRSSFFIPSLPSVAQPSLLAQSTRTKTTVSSPPKLHLPMPTTPLNLVRHHILKTPEPSSPISSAASPRTLHPQPTPVDEPPEYFSPERLHTDILFLSPTKSRELGQGGSGLRQCSLDSLSPNPSPVGDIDPNRPWTSSSPSPPSPSSSSHPARPPVTPKEVTAAPSQEKISSLSVPLRLRSTSISSTISDCPYAGSGTDRTHPPPALAHAGLGVITPALVSPALSSSSKTDLFFSASSSIGLPTPPRALSPASALGKGHPSSSSSASTTSLGLDVQERGVRSTTMPSGFPSGPGSAPGAGVGVGVGLGNWNGNGIPPVKLRLPPKKEKFRDTEIPPEMKDHNHNQNQNYMDRRGWDVVTPHGLRLGAGAGAGTGTGAAGGFEEISTSRLRSISNPIIHPPAFTLPPAPPVPAPVPLHVSLATQNNHSEGDRDSRRPEFARTSSMTPKVRSPQTPKASLFPLSSTNVKVNTVPSVPFPSSSSSSSSPSTRADTAPATLPPPKLRRKESQQLEREHRQAGVDESVKAGDVIEPCLSNASAADVGGHEGGNGKGKGKGGISGGGWRLVRKMGEGAFSAVWSAVPATAVTTPPSPSAAPADAPTSTNLVVALKLLTHPLPDPRTRIAFLREASVLRHISHPSIVGYIDDFSTERHDVLVLEAAGGGELFELMSDEENRRRMILPAPEPEPVAAGGGSEKSEMGWDRDGEGFVRRVFSELVKAVGWLHEVGVVHRDIKLENILFTTNPFLLPPTSTSSIPLHLLPPTYQPLIKLTDFGLSRFISPASPLLYTRCGSECFAAPEIIMGKPYDGRETDAWALGVVLYGLIVGELPFDRQENMMLPEGVVTPGGRNSERERGRKKMHRIAKGEYTWPTPEPAPSQDIPGAYVPGTATPSARAVVSSLLQRNPTKRAKPSDLWVYEWMLGPGAVPQPVEGAGTPQQEGIENDKGREASGRGKRRVLDGFLVEEEGIEDVAMTEH